A single genomic interval of Amblyomma americanum isolate KBUSLIRL-KWMA chromosome 11, ASM5285725v1, whole genome shotgun sequence harbors:
- the LOC144111059 gene encoding uncharacterized protein LOC144111059 isoform X1, with amino-acid sequence MMVTEGEPIAKQPRPGEWLCSMAAVAASAAVDLRAREPLFPTRKQREFIPDNKKDDTYWDRRRRNNEAAKRSREKRRLNDMVLETRVLELAKENAVLRAELAALSAQNPPKINVSPLRDKFGIRGSLVVEQAPQQHPADIAAATHVPVPVPVPAAGLTDLRGRRNKLLSALLPALVPQSPASASAPQALTTSPTPYVTSLAQQQQQQQHQQHQPHHNHHHQNQNHHHQQLTQQLNGQHQPALLCAAPPPALDDHRTAATDQESSPLSSGSWSSAEDSPPAHHFSLPHKLRHKWHISGSEGGVVAPPGSGAAVVITASAMVSSNGTVNGSNGSSGGLSSPELRSSSSSFHGREDTASSDGDSGASSTDAPSPRRDESSRKSRNGSAAGHHHHHHRSAHSRLDLQTENFQLRSEMQRLAAEVANLRDMMMSGGPSPHNGAPPPPHLHPLQAGPGGELHAPDHPPHLQPPPHLQHLQAMQQLTSPSHMHHHHNGGSSNGRGRADENRSPPVVSNGTPAPSMNGSREDNPSH; translated from the exons ATGATGGTCACTGAGGGAGAGCCCATCGCCAAGCAGCCCCGGCCGGGCGAGTGGCTCTGCTCcatggcggcggtggcggcgtcgGCAGCCGTCGACCTGCGCGCCCGCGAGCCGCTCTTCCCGACGCGCAAGCAGCGCGAGTTCATACCGGACAACAAGAAGGACGACACGTACTGGGACCGGCGGCGACGCAACAACGAGGCCGCCAAGCGATCGCGCGAGAAGCGCCGCCTCAACGACATGGTGCTCGAGACGCGAGTGCTCGAACTGGCCAAGGAGAACGCCGTGCTGCGCGCTGAGCTCGCCGCGCTCAG CGCTCAAAATCCTCCCAAAATTAACGTCTCTCCCCTCAGGGACAAATTCGGAATCCGCGGTTCGCTCGTGGTCGAACAAGCCCCTCAGCAGCACCCGGCCGATATAGCGGCGGCCACCCACGTTCCGGTACCGGTTCCGGTTCCGGCCGCGGGCCTCACCGACCTGCGAGGGCGCCGGAACAAGTTGCTATCCGCGCTACTTCCGGCCCTGGTTCCGCAGTCTCCCGCTTCGGCGTCGGCCCCCCAAGCCCTGACCACATCACCGACACCATACGTGACGTCCCtggcgcagcaacagcaacagcagcaacaccaGCAACACCAGCCGCACCACAATCACCACCATCAGAACCAAAATCATCACCACCAGCAGCTGACTCAGCAGCTGAATGGACAGCACCAGCCAGCCCTGCTGTGCGCAGCACCTCCCCCGGCCCTGGACGACCACAGGACGGCGGCCACGGACCAGGAGTCGTCACCGTTGTCCTCAG GATCATGGTCCTCGGCAGAGGACAGTCCTCCGGCGCACCACTTCAGCCTTCCGCACAAGCTCAGGCACAAGTGGCACATCAGTGGCTCGGAGGGCGGTGTGGTCGCTCCGCCGGGAAGTGGCGCGGCCGTCGTCATCACGGCCTCCGCCATGGTATCCAGCAACGGCACCGTCAACGGGAGCaatggcagcagcggcggcttgTCGTCGCCCGAGTTGCGTTCCTCCTCGTCGTCGTTCCACGGCCGCGAGGATACCGCCTCGTCGGACGGCGACAGCGGCGCCTCGAGCACGGACGCACCCTCTCCGCGCCGGGACGAGTCCTCGCGAAAGAGCCGCAACGGCTCGGCTGCGGggcaccaccatcaccaccacag GTCGGCCCACTCGCGGTTAGACCTGCAGACGGAGAACTTCCAGCTTCGCTCCGAGATGCAGCGGCTGGCGGCCGAGGTGGCCAACCTGCGCGACATGATGATGAGCGGAGGTCCGTCGCCTCACAACGGGGCGCCTCCTCCACCGCACCTGCACCCGCTACAGGCCGGACCCGGCGGAGAGCTGCACGCTCCCGACCACCCGCCGCACCTGCAGCCGCCACCGCACCTACAGCACCTGCAGGCGATGCAACAGTTGACCTCGCCGTCGCACATGCACCACCACCACAACGGCGGAAGCAGCAATGGTCGCGGCAGAGCCGACGAAAACCGTTCGCCGCCCGTCGTCAGCAACGGAACGCCGGCGCCCTCTATGAACGGTAGTCGGGAAGACAACCCCAGCCACTGA
- the LOC144111059 gene encoding uncharacterized protein LOC144111059 isoform X2 yields the protein MMVTEGEPIAKQPRPGEWLCSMAAVAASAAVDLRAREPLFPTRKQREFIPDNKKDDTYWDRRRRNNEAAKRSREKRRLNDMVLETRVLELAKENAVLRAELAALRDKFGIRGSLVVEQAPQQHPADIAAATHVPVPVPVPAAGLTDLRGRRNKLLSALLPALVPQSPASASAPQALTTSPTPYVTSLAQQQQQQQHQQHQPHHNHHHQNQNHHHQQLTQQLNGQHQPALLCAAPPPALDDHRTAATDQESSPLSSGSWSSAEDSPPAHHFSLPHKLRHKWHISGSEGGVVAPPGSGAAVVITASAMVSSNGTVNGSNGSSGGLSSPELRSSSSSFHGREDTASSDGDSGASSTDAPSPRRDESSRKSRNGSAAGHHHHHHRSAHSRLDLQTENFQLRSEMQRLAAEVANLRDMMMSGGPSPHNGAPPPPHLHPLQAGPGGELHAPDHPPHLQPPPHLQHLQAMQQLTSPSHMHHHHNGGSSNGRGRADENRSPPVVSNGTPAPSMNGSREDNPSH from the exons ATGATGGTCACTGAGGGAGAGCCCATCGCCAAGCAGCCCCGGCCGGGCGAGTGGCTCTGCTCcatggcggcggtggcggcgtcgGCAGCCGTCGACCTGCGCGCCCGCGAGCCGCTCTTCCCGACGCGCAAGCAGCGCGAGTTCATACCGGACAACAAGAAGGACGACACGTACTGGGACCGGCGGCGACGCAACAACGAGGCCGCCAAGCGATCGCGCGAGAAGCGCCGCCTCAACGACATGGTGCTCGAGACGCGAGTGCTCGAACTGGCCAAGGAGAACGCCGTGCTGCGCGCTGAGCTCGCCGCGCTCAG GGACAAATTCGGAATCCGCGGTTCGCTCGTGGTCGAACAAGCCCCTCAGCAGCACCCGGCCGATATAGCGGCGGCCACCCACGTTCCGGTACCGGTTCCGGTTCCGGCCGCGGGCCTCACCGACCTGCGAGGGCGCCGGAACAAGTTGCTATCCGCGCTACTTCCGGCCCTGGTTCCGCAGTCTCCCGCTTCGGCGTCGGCCCCCCAAGCCCTGACCACATCACCGACACCATACGTGACGTCCCtggcgcagcaacagcaacagcagcaacaccaGCAACACCAGCCGCACCACAATCACCACCATCAGAACCAAAATCATCACCACCAGCAGCTGACTCAGCAGCTGAATGGACAGCACCAGCCAGCCCTGCTGTGCGCAGCACCTCCCCCGGCCCTGGACGACCACAGGACGGCGGCCACGGACCAGGAGTCGTCACCGTTGTCCTCAG GATCATGGTCCTCGGCAGAGGACAGTCCTCCGGCGCACCACTTCAGCCTTCCGCACAAGCTCAGGCACAAGTGGCACATCAGTGGCTCGGAGGGCGGTGTGGTCGCTCCGCCGGGAAGTGGCGCGGCCGTCGTCATCACGGCCTCCGCCATGGTATCCAGCAACGGCACCGTCAACGGGAGCaatggcagcagcggcggcttgTCGTCGCCCGAGTTGCGTTCCTCCTCGTCGTCGTTCCACGGCCGCGAGGATACCGCCTCGTCGGACGGCGACAGCGGCGCCTCGAGCACGGACGCACCCTCTCCGCGCCGGGACGAGTCCTCGCGAAAGAGCCGCAACGGCTCGGCTGCGGggcaccaccatcaccaccacag GTCGGCCCACTCGCGGTTAGACCTGCAGACGGAGAACTTCCAGCTTCGCTCCGAGATGCAGCGGCTGGCGGCCGAGGTGGCCAACCTGCGCGACATGATGATGAGCGGAGGTCCGTCGCCTCACAACGGGGCGCCTCCTCCACCGCACCTGCACCCGCTACAGGCCGGACCCGGCGGAGAGCTGCACGCTCCCGACCACCCGCCGCACCTGCAGCCGCCACCGCACCTACAGCACCTGCAGGCGATGCAACAGTTGACCTCGCCGTCGCACATGCACCACCACCACAACGGCGGAAGCAGCAATGGTCGCGGCAGAGCCGACGAAAACCGTTCGCCGCCCGTCGTCAGCAACGGAACGCCGGCGCCCTCTATGAACGGTAGTCGGGAAGACAACCCCAGCCACTGA